One window of the Diospyros lotus cultivar Yz01 chromosome 12, ASM1463336v1, whole genome shotgun sequence genome contains the following:
- the LOC127787718 gene encoding probable GABA transporter 2, with translation MAEIGDGFAEATREGDAGAAFVLESKGEWWHAGFHLTTAIVGPTILTLPYAFRGLGWGLGFFCLTVMGIVTFYSYYLMSLVLDHCEKAGRRHIRFRELAADVLGSGWMFYFVISIQTAINTGIGIGAILLAGECLQIMYSDLSPNGTLKLYEFIAMVTVVMIVLSQLPTFHSLRHINLVSLILSLGYTFLVVAACIHAGTSKNAPPRDYSLETSESSRVFSAFTSISIIAAIFGNGILPEIQATLAPPATGKMLKGLLMCYSVIFVTFYSAAVSGYLVFGSKSNSNILKSLMPDEGPSLAPTWVLGLAVAFVLLQLFAIGLVYSQVAFEIMEKKSADTKQGLFSRRNLIPRLFLRTLYMMMCGFFAAMLPFFGDINGVVGAIGFIPLDFILPMLLYNMSFKPPRSSLTYWINLSIMITFTGAGMMGSFSSIRKLVLDAKKFKLFSSDVVD, from the exons ATGGCGGAAATTGGCGACGGATTTGCAGAGGCCACTCGGGAAGGAGACGCCGGTGCAGCTTTCGTCTTGGAATCCAAAG gggAGTGGTGGCATGCCGGATTTCACCTAACGACGGCCATCGTGGGACCGACGATTCTGACGCTGCCGTACGCGTTCAGGGGACTGGGCTGGGGCTTGGGCTTCTTCTGCTTGACGGTGATGGGCATCGTCACCTTCTACTCCTACTACCTCATGTCCCTCGTCCTCGATCACTGTGAGAAAGCCGGTCGCCGGCACATCCGCTTCCGCGAGCTCGCCGCCGACGTCCTGG GGTCTGGGtggatgttttattttgtaatatccATCCAGACAGCCATCAACACCGGCATTGGCATAGGAGCTATCTTGCTGGCAGGTGAATGCCTACAG ATCATGTATTCGGACCTTTCCCCAAATGGGACCCTGAAATTGTACGAGTTCATAGCCATGGTGACAGTGGTAATGATAGTTCTTTCTCAGCTTCCGACTTTCCACTCCCTCAGGCACATCAACCTTGTTTCACTTATCCTCAGCTTGGGCTACACTTTTCTTGTGGTTGCTGCTTGTATTCATGCAG GAACCTCTAAAAATGCCCCACCAAgggactattctttagaaacgTCAGAGTCATCAAGGGTTTTCAGTGCCTTCACTTCCATCTCCATAATCGCCGCCATTTTTGGGAATGGGATACTACCTGAAATACAA GCAACTCTGGCTCCGCCAGCCACTGGGAAGATGCTGAAAGGCCTTTTGATGTGCTACTCCGTAATCTTCGTCACTTTCTACTCGGCGGCAGTGTCGGGGTACCTGGTGTTTGGGagcaaatctaattcaaatatTCTCAAGAGCTTAATGCCGGACGAAGGACCTTCGTTGGCACCAACATGGGTTTTAGGCCTTGCAGTCGCATTTGTACTGCTTCAGCTCTTTGCCATTGGCCTG GTTTACTCTCAAGTAGCGTTCGAGATCATGGAAAAGAAATCGGCAGACACGAAGCAAGGCTTGTTCTCGAGAAGGAACTTGATCCCGAGGCTATTTCTGCGGACTCTGTACATGATGATGTGCGGCTTCTTTGCAGCAATGCTGCCATTCTTTGGGGACATTAACGGGGTGGTAGGAGCAATTGGGTTCATCCCTCTGGATTTCATACTTCCCATGCTTCTCTACAACATGAGCTTTAAGCCCCCGAGGTCATCCCTCACCTACTGGATCAACTTGTCTATTATGATCACCTTCACGGGTGCCGGAATGATGGGCTCGTTCTCTTCAATAAGGAAGCTGGTTTTGGATGCCAAGAAGTTCAAGCTCTTCAGCAGTGACGTTGTCGACTAG